A single window of Streptomyces xanthii DNA harbors:
- a CDS encoding ICP22 family protein, translated as MPAGKAIAIAAMPTAVLMGLGLTPTLASAKDNPTKFSADDYKACADAVEANKDAEDGAATDKDKADASATPTPSPSASAGKDAADSGADKDAGTGGSAEQKTAEPTPTPSADASKDDAGSDSADEPAATPSPSKTTNPLDPLGVGDAIKDFFTPDDQETATPTPSPSASASKDSGGVVGDTVDKAGDTVKDVTDEAGKTVEDTADKAGDAVKDVEDTADKAKEAAESATPTPDATEVPENCPVATDAEGANEDTPAQLPSESWKLQASSLLLKGADYKGLVDVRMADGSTKRVMKYIISNGTDIGDLHQIAPGPNGKFFHIRADKGSTSTIRDGKTIMYTEELSGNLLGLIPMTFNAENPPPLNLPILYFTNVKVTQAAQFGGTLHVPGLHTTVEDS; from the coding sequence ATGCCCGCGGGCAAGGCGATAGCGATCGCGGCCATGCCCACGGCCGTGCTGATGGGCCTCGGCCTCACGCCCACGCTGGCGTCGGCCAAGGACAATCCGACCAAGTTCTCGGCGGACGACTACAAGGCGTGCGCCGACGCGGTGGAGGCGAACAAGGACGCCGAGGACGGCGCCGCCACCGACAAGGACAAGGCGGACGCGTCGGCGACCCCGACCCCGTCCCCGTCGGCCTCGGCCGGCAAGGACGCGGCGGACTCCGGCGCGGACAAGGACGCCGGCACGGGCGGTTCGGCGGAGCAGAAGACGGCGGAGCCCACGCCCACGCCGTCGGCCGACGCGTCGAAGGACGACGCCGGTTCCGACAGCGCGGACGAGCCCGCGGCCACGCCGTCGCCGTCCAAGACCACGAACCCGCTGGACCCCCTGGGTGTCGGCGACGCCATCAAGGACTTCTTCACGCCGGACGACCAGGAGACGGCCACGCCGACTCCGTCCCCGTCCGCCTCCGCGTCGAAGGACTCGGGCGGCGTGGTCGGGGACACGGTCGACAAGGCCGGGGACACGGTCAAGGACGTCACGGACGAGGCCGGCAAGACGGTCGAGGACACGGCGGACAAGGCCGGGGACGCGGTCAAGGACGTCGAGGACACGGCGGACAAGGCCAAGGAGGCAGCGGAGTCGGCCACGCCGACCCCCGACGCCACCGAAGTGCCGGAGAACTGCCCCGTGGCCACCGACGCCGAGGGCGCGAACGAGGACACGCCGGCCCAGCTGCCGTCCGAGTCCTGGAAGCTGCAGGCGAGTTCGCTGCTGCTGAAGGGGGCGGACTACAAGGGTCTCGTGGACGTGCGCATGGCGGACGGCTCCACCAAGCGGGTCATGAAGTACATCATCTCGAACGGCACCGACATCGGTGATCTGCACCAGATCGCCCCGGGTCCGAACGGGAAGTTCTTCCACATCCGCGCGGACAAGGGCTCCACGTCCACCATCCGCGACGGCAAGACGATCATGTACACGGAGGAGCTCTCGGGCAATCTGCTCGGGCTCATCCCCATGACGTTCAACGCCGAGAACCCGCCGCCGCTCAACCTGCCGATCCTCTACTTCACCAACGTGAAGGTGACGCAGGCCGCGCAGTTCGGCGGCACGCTGCACGTCCCCGGACTGCACACCACGGTCGAGGACAGCTGA